The sequence TTTGTGATGGATGAACTGGCCGGTTGGCATGGTCATTATGATACGCCTACGGGTAAAAAGCTGGTAGAGGAAATGCTGGCGCATGATGTGAACCACCCTTCCATTATTTTCTGGGCCAATGGTAATGAAGGAGGGCACAACTTTGAACTGGATTCTCTTTTTGTAAAAGGTGATATACAATTGCGTCCTGTTGTACATCCCTGGCAGTTATTTGGTGGTTTTGATACACAACATTACCGGGAATATAATTACGGCATCGGTAATTACAACAATGGCCGTGAGATCGTCATGCCCACCGAGTTCCTGCATGGCTGGTACGATGGTGGCCATGGTGCAGGCCTGCAGGATTACTGGGAAGCCATGTGGCATGATCCCTTGTCGGCCGGTGGTTTCCTCTGGGATTTCGCCGATCAGGGTGTTGTAAGAACGGATAAGAACGGTGAACTGGATACGGATAAGAACCGCGGCGCCGATGGTATCCTGGGGCCTTACCACGAAAAAGAGGGCAGCTTTTTTACCATTAAAGAAGTATGGAGCCCCGTATATGTAGAGCGCCGGGAGATTACGCCGGCCTTTGATGGTAAGTTCCGCCTGGAGAACCGTTATTTCTATACCAATATCAACCAGTGTTCTTTTCAATGGACATTGGCAAAATGGGAGGGAGGTAAACGAGTGGATGTAAAGGGCACCGCCGTAGCCCCCAATATAAAACCTGCGGGGAAAGGCATATTGAGTGTGGCGCTGCCTGTTAACTGGAAGCAATACGATGTATTATACCTCACGGCCTTTGATCCCTACAAAAGAGCATTGTTTACCTGGAGCTTTCCCATTGTACGTCCCGCTGCTGTAGCTGCTGCATTGGTTGATACAACAGGGAACGGCGCCGTCACTATCACTATAGCTGACTCTTTGTACCAGGTGACTGCCAATGGTATTCAGCTTGTCATTCACCAGCGCACAGGACTACTTACCAGTGTACGCAACGCCAAAGGCGTCATCCCTTTCAATAATGGACCGGTATTACAGGAAGGCGTTAATAATTTTAATGGTTATACGCATCGTTTTGAGGGACAGCAATTGGTTATTACTTCCACCTTCGATAGAAAGAACAGCTTCAATACGCTGGAATGGACTATCTATCCATCCGGCTGGGTGAAAATGCAGGTGAACTATTTCCCCGAAGCATACTTTACCACATTGGCAGGTGTCAACTTTTCTTTCCCTGAAAGCGATATGAAAGCAGTAGAGTACATGGGCAGCGGTCCTTACCGTGTATGGAAGAACCGTATGAAGGGCACGCAGTTTGGCGTGTGGCGTAAAGACTATAACAATACAGAAACAGGCGAAGCGCCCTGGAAATACCCGGAGTTCAAAGGCTATCATGCCAATCTATACTGGTGTAAGTTCATTACCAGTACGCAACCCTTTACAGTGGTGACGGAAAATGAAGATATGTTCCTTCGCTTGTTTACCCCTGCCTGGAAAGAAGACCAGTGGAAGAATTATATGCTGTACTTCCCTTCGGGCGATATCTCTTTTATGCAGGGCATTGCCGGCATTGGCACCAAAACACAAAGGAATGAAACGACCGGACCAATGGGTACTCGACATATCTACTACGATTATGAGAAAGACAGGAGCCGGGCAAAGGAACTGGTGTTGTATTTCAATTTTAATGAAGCACAATAATGAATAACAAACATCTATATAGGTTACTAACTTTGTTCCTGCTTTGTACAGGGATCATGTCCGTGCAGGCGCAGGAAATTAAAGTAGATAGCCTGCGTTGTGAGATGCTGACCGATCCGCAGGGCATTGATGTTACCACACCCCGCCTGAGCTGGATAACAATAGCTCATTATCAGCGCCAGGTGGTACAAACTGCATACGAGATCATCGTGGCTTCCACCCCGGAAAAGCTGGCGGCCAATACCGGTGATATCTGGAACAGTGGTAAAGTATCATCTGATCAATCTATTCACGTTCCTTACGGCGGTAGGCCATTAACCAGCCGCACAGCCTGCTACTGGAAAGTAAAAGTATTTACCAATAAAGGAACCACTGCATGGAGTGAACCGGCGCAGTGGACAATGGGATTGTTGAAACCTACAGACTGGAAGGCCAAATGGATAGGATATGATAAAGCATCCCCTTGGGATAGTGTTACCCAGTTCTCCCGGCTTTCGGCCCGTTATTTCAGGAAAGCGTTCACATCACGGGCTGCTGTAAAAAGGGCCACAGTATATATAGCTGGCCTGGGTCTGTATGAACTGTATATTAACGGACAGAAGATCGGTGATCAGGTGCTGGCGCCCAATCCTACCGACTACCGGAAGTCGGTGTTGTATAATACGCATGATGTAACCAGGCAGCTTACAAAAGGAGCGAATGTAGTGGCTACGGTATTGGGCAACGGCCGTTATTTCACCATGCGGCAGGATTACAAACCCAAAAAGATCAACACATTTGGCTATCCCAAAATGCTGTTGCAACTGGAAATAGAATACACGGATGGTACGCGCAAAACGATCGTGAGCGATGAAAGCTGGAAGCTGCAGGTAGATGGTCCTATCAGGACTAATAACGAGTATGATGGAGAAGAATATGATGCTGCCAAAGAGCTTCCCAACTGGAACAGGGTGAATTATAATGATGCCAGTTGGAGGAAACCGCAACTGGTGAAAGCGCCTGAAGGAAAGATAGTGGCGCAGATGAGTGAGCCAATGCGGGTGATGAAAACCATCCGGCCGGTAGCTGTTAAAAAAGCGGGGAATGGGAACTACATCCTGGACATGGGCCAGAATTTTGCTGGCTGGATAAAGATGAGGGTATCCGGTAAGCGTGGTTCCACCGTGCAACTGCGTTTTGCAGAAAGCCTGCAACCCAATGGAGAGCTGTATGTGGCCAATCTGCGTGATGCGAAAGTAACAGATGTCTATACCTTAAAAGGAGAAGGCGTTGAAACCTGGAAGCCTTCTTTTGTATACCATGGTTTCCGGTACGTGGAAGTAAGTGGTTACCCCGGTGAGCCTACCTTTAGAGATTTTGAAGGGCAGGTAGTATATGATGCCATTGCCACTACCGGATCATTCAATTCATCTAATGCAACCTTGAACCGCATCTGGCAGAATGCCTGGTGGGGTATTGCTTCCAATTATAAAGGCATACCGGTGGATTGCCCGCAGCGCAATGAACGGCAGCCCTGGCTGGGCGATAGGGCTACCGGTGCTTTGGGCGAGAGCTTCCTGTTTGATAATGCCGCACTCTATACCAAATGGCTGAATGATATTGAGCAATCGCAAACAGCAGAAGGCGCTATTCCCGATGTGGCCCCTGCTTTCTGGAATTATTACAGCGACAATGTAACCTGGCCGGGCACCTATATACTGGTAGCTGATATGTTGTATCGCCAGTATGGAGATAAACAACCCATTATTAAGCACTATCCTTCCATGAAGAAATGGATGGGGTACATGCAAAAGAAATACCTGAAAGAATTCATCCTTACCAAAGACAAGTATGGCGACTGGTGCGTACCGCCGGAATCACTGGAGTTGATCAAATCGCGCGATAGTATGCGTACCACCAAAGGAGAGTTGATTGCCACCGCTTATTACTATCGTCTGCTACAGCATATGCAGCAATTTGCGAAACTGGCTGGCCGGGAAGCCGATGTGCAAGCGTTTGCTGCACTGGCCGGAAAGATCAAAGATGCTTTCAACAGCCGTTTCTATAACGTCAAGACAAGGAACTACGACAATAATACGGTAACCGCTAACCTGTTGCCTTTGTATTTCGGCATTACGCCCGATAGTGCCAGGGAACAGGTGTTCAATCATATTTACAATAAGATCAGGATCGAGCACCATATGCATATCAGTACGGGTGTCATTGGTACGCAGTGGCTGATGCGGGGATTGTCGGATTTTGGGCGTTCTGATATTGCTTATACATTGGCATCTAACACTACTTATCCCAGTTGGGGATACATGGCGGCCAATGGCGCTACCACCATCTGGGAATTGTGGAATGGCAATACGGCCAATCCGCAGATGAATTCCCAGAACCATGTGATGTTACTGGGAGACCTGCTCACCTGGTATTATGAAAACCTGGCGGGTATCCGCTCTGATGATACGGAAGTTGGCTTTAAGAAGATCATTATGAAACCGGAGATCATTGACGGGATTAACCTGGTGGCTGGTGTTTACTGCGGTCCTTATGGACATATTATCAGCGTTTGGAAGAAAGACAGCGTGAATGCCAGCTTTCATTGGGAAGTTACTGTGCCGGCCAATACAAAGGCCCTGATCTATATTCCGGCTGATACGGTCAGTAATGTGACGGAAAACGGCCGGCCTGCTGTACAAAGTGAGGGGGTGCGATTCATAAAAGTAGCAGGCAGGTACCTGGTGTTTGAAATTGCATCCGGTACTTATGAGTTTGTTGCACAGGCGCCCTTTAAAAAAGGTATTGTAAAAGATCAGTTCATTTTTGAACGTGCCGGTTTCCCTGAAAGCCATGCTGCCACGATTGTGGAGACACCCAAAGGATTGATCACGGCCTGGTTTGGCGGCACCAAAGAGGGGAATAAAGATGTGTGTATCTGGACCAGCCGCCTGGTGAATGGTCAATGGACGGAGCCGGTAAAAGTGGCTGATGGTGTAATAAATGACACAACCCGTTATCCCTGTTACAATCCTGTACTATACCAGGTGCCCAATGGCGATTTGTTATTATTTTATAAAATAGGTTCCCGCGTGGCTACCTGGAAAGGGTATATGAAACGGTCAACCGATAATGGCCTCACCTGGGGCGAAAGGGAAGACCTGCCCGAAGGGTTCCTGGGGCCTGTGAAGAATAAGTCCATCCTGATCGGTAATGAACTGTTCTGCGCTTCCAGTACCGAAGGCAATGGATGGAAAGTACATTTTGAAGTGACGTCCGATTGGGGAAAGACCTGGCGAAAGATCGGTCCTATCAATGATGGGAAAACCATCAATGCCATACAACCCAGCATACTCACCTATAAAGATGGCCGCCTGCAGGTATTATGCAGAAGCAAGAACAGATCAGTGATAGAATCCTGGTCGGCTGATGGTGGTAAAACATGGTCGCCGGTAGCAGCTACTGCCTTACCCAATAATAACTCGGGTACGGATGCCGTAACATTGAAAGATGGCCGGCAGTTGATCGTGTATAATCACGTGAAGCCGGCAGCCAGTCTGCCCAATGGTAAGGGGGCGCGTACACCGTTGAATGTTGCTATCTCTGAAGATGGTAAGATCTGGTCGGCAGCGCTGGTGCTGGAAGATTCACCCATCAGTCAGTATTCTTATCCCTCCGTCATACAATCAGCCGATGGCATGGTGCACATTGTGTATACCTGGCGGCGGGAACGGATAAAGTATATACAGGTAGATCCAACCAAACTTGAACTAAAACCTATTGTCAATGAAATATGGCCGGGCGTTAAATCGGGTCAGCTTAATGCGAGTGAGGATTAGGAAGCAAGCTTCGAGCTGTGGGCTGCGAGCTTCGAGCCGTAAGTACGGAATAGCTGCCATTGTATGCAGATCTCTGTTGCTTATTGTGTTGTTGCCTTCGGTGTTATCTGCACAGGAGAAGACCGATAAACGATATAAGATTGCGTTGATTGACCTGATGTTGCTGAAACGCCAGAAGTTAGGCGCGCTGCAGCTTACCAAAGACCTGGGAGCTGATGGTGTGGAAGTGGATATGGGCGGACTGGGTAAGCGCTCTACGTTTGATAACCAACTGCTGAATGATTCTGTACGTCAGCTTTACCTGGATAAGATCGCAGCACTCAATATTGAAATTCCTTCCCTGGCTATGACAGGCTATTATGCCCAGTCATTTTGCGAAAGGGAAGAGTACAAGCAAAGCATTGCAGACTGCATTAAAACCATGCAGTTGATGAACGTGAAGATCGCTTTCCTGCCGATGGGCGTACAATGTGACCTGATCAAGCGCCCCGACCTGCGTAGTAAAGTAGTGGAGCGTTTGAGAGAGGCTGGTAAGATGGCGCAAGCGGCGGGTGTAGTGATCGGGATTGAAACGCCTTTATCCGCGAAGGAACAGGTAAAGCTGCTGAAGGAGATTGGTTCACCGGCTATCAAGATCTATTTCAATGTAGCGGATGCCCTGGGCGCTGGGCGCGACCTGTACAAAGAACTGCAAATACTGGGGCGTACCCGTATTTGCCAGATACATTGTACCAATAAGGATGGGGTATGGCTGGAAAATGATCCGCAGGTGGATATGAAGAAGATGAAGGCCACCCTTGATAAAATGAAGTGGCGTGGCTGGCTGGTGGTAGAGCGCAGCCGCGATGCGAAGCAGGCTACCAATGTGAAGGCGAATTATGGTGCGAATACACGCTATTTGAAGACAATCTTTCAATGAAACACCTCAGCATATTATTAGTCTTACTGTTGATTGCATTACTGCCTTTCAAGGGTATTACTCAGATATGGGTGGCAGTAGATGGATCAGACAGGAATCCCGGTACAGCCACGCAACCCAAGGCGTCGCTGCAGGCCGCTTTGCGGCAGGCCAGGGAATTGCGTCGCCTGCAGGATCCTGCTATTGGTAATGGCATTCGTATTATCCTGAAAGGAGGCGTATACCGTCTGCAGGAACCGGTATTCATCAGGCCTGAAGATGCGGGTTCTGCTGCCAGTCCGCTATTCATAGAAGGAGCACCCGGCGAACAACCCATTTTGAGTGGAGGTATTACCGTGAGTGGATGGAAAAAAGCGACGGGTAATCTGCCGGGCTTGCCGGCTGCGGCCAAGGGCAAGGTATGGGTGGCTGATGCGCCGCAGAATGGGGATGCAATAATAGATTTCCGCCAGTTGTATGTAAATGATAAAAAAGCTATACGCGCCCGTGACCGGGATACAGATAGCATGAACCGTATCCTTTCCTGGGACCCTATCAATGAACAGTGTTGGATACCTACCCCAAAAACGCCTGCACTGCTTACTGCAGCGGGTACAGAAATGGTTATTCATCAATGGTGGGCCATCGCCGTATTGCGCATCAGCAAGATGGAAGTGAGGGGCGATAGTACCCGGCTGAGTTTTTATCAGCCCGAAAGTCGTGTGCAAAGTGAGCATCCCTGGCCGGCGCCCTGGATCTCCAAACAAAGTGGCAACTCTGCTTTTTATCTTGCCAATGCTATACAGTTCCTCAATACGCCGGGCGAGTGGTTCCTGGATAAGCAGCAACGCAAGCTGTATTACTGGCCATTATCCGGTGAGGACATGACTACTGCACAAGTAACAGTTCCTTACCTGGAAACGCTGCTAAGGGTAGAAGGAACAGCCGGCAATACAGTATCCCACGTGCATATCAAAGGGCTTTCTTTTCAGCACAGCACCTGGCTGCGGCCTTCGCAGCAGGGGCATGTACCCTTACAGGCAGGCATGTATTTGCTGGATGCCTATAAACTGAAAATACCCGGCACGCCAGATAAGAAAGGACTGGAAAATCAGGCCTGGATAGGGCGGCAGCCGGCAGCAGTACGACTGGCATTTGTAAACAATACTTCTTTTAATGGTTGCCGTTTTGCCCGGTTGGGCGCTATCGGTATTGATTATGTAAAGGGAACGGACAGGGATAGCATTACCGGCTGCCTGTTTACCGATATCAGTGGTACTGCCATACAAGCCGGCACTTTTTCGGAAGAGCCTTTTGAAACACACCTGCCGTATAAGCCTTCCGATGAAAGGGAATTGTGCAGGAACCTCACGATTGGTAATAACCTGATCAGTAGTACTGCCAATGAAGACTGGGGCTGCCCGGGCATTAGTGCTGGTTACGTACGGGACATCAATATCCATCACAATGAACTGTGCGAACTCCCTTATTCCGGCATCTGTGTAGGGTGGGGGTGGACAAAGACTCCCAATGCTATGCGCAACAACCGCATTCATGCCAACTATATCCACCATTACGCAAAGCACATGTATGATGTGGCAGGCATTTATACTTTGTCGGCACAACCCGGATCGCAGATTACGAACAACCGGATAGACAGTATTTATAAAGCCCCCTACGCACATATTCCCTCGCATTGGTTTTACCTGTATACCGATGAAGGCACTGCTTACTATACGGTGAAGGATAACTGGTGCCCGGCAGAGAAGTTTTTACAGAATGCCAATGGTCCGGGTAATGAGTGGGTGAACAACGGCCCCCTGGTACAGGACAGTATTAAGGAGTCAGCAGGTTTGCAGGCCGCTTATAAGCATTTGCTTAATGAGATACCTGCCACGTTTAGCTGGCAATCCATCAATAGGGATTCATCGCAACAAATAATTATCGAGATGGTGACCGATTCGGCGCACCAGATCACCCCCGGGAAGTTGAAGGAATTGTTGAGTTTAACCCATATGTCCATGACTGTATACAAATGGAAAAATCATTGGATCATCTTTACAGAAAATACCATGCCGCCGCGCTTGTGGCAATTATCTCTTCAGCATCTTTTTGCCGGTGTTAGAGTAAAGACGTACGATAATCCTTTTTATGTTTTTAATCGTACTAAATGTGCCGATGCGGTCACTGCCCCGGAATGGGATCATATAATACTCACTGCCAACCTGGTGGCAGATGAACAATTACAACAGGAGTATATTCAGTACCATGCCACGCAATACCAGCAATGGCCCGAAGTGAGTAAGGGGTTTTGTAATGCACAGTTTCAGCAATTGCTGTTATTCAGGAATGGACGTCAGCTTATGCTGGTGATCAGTATTCCCAAAGGAGCTAGTCTGGATACCCTGAATCCTAAAACAACGGAAAACAATCCCCGGGTAGATGAGTGGAACGCATTGATGAAAAAGTACCAGGAGGGAATAGAAGGAACCGCAAAAGGGGAGACGTGGGTAATCTTAGAAAGGCAGTGGTAACGACCTGATTAAATATAACACTATAATATTTGTAATTCATCATCATGTTAAACCTTGGTATTCTCGGATTGGGAGAAGGGCGCAGCACCATGTCGGCAGCCCTGCAAAGTAAGAAATGGATATTGAAAAAGATCTGTGATGTAAAGGAGGAGCTGTGTCTTCAACGCAGCAAGGAATTTGACTTTCCTCATTATACTCTGCGCTATGAAGATATGCTCAATGATCCCTCCATTGATGTGATCGCTATTTATACGCCGGATAAGTTTCATGCCGAACATATTAAGCAGGCCCTGTTGCATAATAAGCACGTAGTGTGTACCAAGCCGCTGATAGATGACCTGTCGAAGGCGGCAGCATTACTGGCTTTACAAAAGCAGACTGGTAAGCGCGTATTTGTAGGACAAAGCTCCCGCTTCTTTGAACCGATGAAGCGTCAGCGGGCAGATTATGAAGCCGGCGCCATCGGCGAGCTGGTAACCGTAGAGGCCTATTATCATGCCGATCACCGGTGGTTCCTGGGCAAGGGATGGTCGCTGGAAAAAGCATTCAAATGGTTGTATGGCGGACTGAGTCACCCGGTAGATTTTATACGCTGGTACCTGCCGGAGATTGAAGCCGTGATGGGCTATGGTATGCTGAGCCCCAATGGCAAGGCCGGTGGCCTGCAGAATGAAGATACCATGCACTTTATTTTTAAGGCAAAAGATGGACGCATTGCCCGGGTGAGCGGCGTGTACAGCGGCCCCGTGCAACCGGTGATCCGCGACAGTGAGATGAGCTGTATCCTGCGGGGGACAGAAGGTTGCAGTCAGGGTGATTACATGGACCTGCGCTATGCCATTACCGATAAAATGGGTGAAGAGAAGATCGTTACCTGGGAACACAAGCTGAAACATTATTTCCGGTTTGAAGGCAAGAGCCACCATGCCGGTGAATACCAGAACTACCTGGAATATTTTGCTGATTCCATTGAGCAGGGTTTTACAGCCTATCCTGATCTGCAGGAAGGGATTGGGACGATTGCGGTGCTGAAGGCGATGGAGCAGTCTTTGGAGACGGGACTTCCTGTGAAGATATCTTCCATCTGGAAGTCATGATATAAACTAACGATTGCATGAGTAATATTTTAGACAAGCTTCAACCCATTGATTTCATCATTGTAGGCGTGTACCTCCTTATCCTGCTGATCATTGGCTACAAAGCCAGTTTTGGGAAGCGTAAACAGGATGAAACGCTTTTCCTAGCTGGTAATTCACTGGGCTGGGCCAGTATCGGCTTCAATATGTGGGGCACCAATGTGGGGCCTTCCATGTTACTGGCTTTTGCCAGCATTGGGTATAGTACAGGTATTGTAGCAGGCAACTTTGAATGGTATGCCTTTGTATTCCTCTTCCTGCTGTGCATGGTGTTTGCGCCGCGCTACCTGGCCGCCAGAGTATCTACCATGCCAGAGTTTATGGGTAACCGCTATGGCGATTCCACCCGCAATATGCTGGCCTGGTACGCACTGATCAAGATACTGATCTCCTGGCTGTCGCTGGGTTTGTTTGCCGGCGGCTTCCTGGTGCGGCAGATATTGAATATTCCCATGTGGCAATCGGTGATTGTGTTGGTATCGTTTGCCGGACTGTTTGCTTTTGCCGGTGGATTGAAAGCCATCGCCAGGGTGAATGTATTCCAGATGATCCTGCTGATTGTGGTATCGTTACTGCTCACTATTATCGGGGTACAAAAAGTAGGCGGTATTGAGGTGCTGTTTCACAAAGCGCCACCGGAGTACTGGAATCTTATTCATGCTGCCGATGATAAAAATTATCCCTGGCCTGCTATTTTATTGGGGTATCCGGTAGCGGCCGTGGCCTTCTTTTGTACGGATCAGGCCATGGTGCAATCTGTATTGGGCGCCCGCAACCTGGAGCAGGGACAGTTGGGCGTGAATTTTATCGGTTGGCTGAAGATCCTGTCGCTGCCTTTGTTTATTGTGCCCGGTATCCTGTGCTTTGAGTTGTTTCCCAACCTGGCCAATCCCAATGAAGCGTATATGACGATGGTGACCAATTTATTCCCGCCCGGTTTAAATGGTTTGGTGATCGTGGTGCTGATCGCTGTACTGGTAGGTACCATTGGTTCTTCCCTGAATTCCCTGAGTACAGTGTTTACGATGGATATTTACCGCAAGAAGATCAATCCCGCTGCCACCAACCAGCAACTGATACGCGTGGGGAGGATGACGGTAGCCGGTGGATGTTTATTTGCTATTGTGATGGCATTGGCCATTGACAATATTAAAGGACTCAACCTTTTTGATGTATTCCAGTCGGTACTGGGTTTTATTGCGCCGCCGTTGTCGGTGGTATTCCTGCTGTCTGTTTTCTGGAAACGTACTACGCGTAAGGCGGTCAACTTTACTTTGTCGGTGGGTTCTGCTTTTAGTTTGGGTGTGGGCGTATTGTACCTGTGGGTGCTTACGCCGGATAAATATCATTTCTGGCCGCATTACCTGTTGTTGTCCTTTTACATTTTTGCCGTGTTGTTCATCATTGCGGTATTGATCACCTTGCTGGACAGGCAACCGGTGACCAACGGGCATGCAGAGGGCGAATTACCTAAGCCTACCCGGCGGGTGTGGACGTTATGGATATTACTGATCATTGTTATGATCAGCCTGTATATTTTCTTTAATGGTCATCATTAACAATTATATCTATGAAATATAGATTGCTGACTATCCTGTTTATTGTTTCCTGTGCTTTGAGTACTTATGCCCAGCAAGCCACCTGGATCTGGTATCCCGGTGATTATGAAATATGGCTGGGCAATAAGATGCAGAACCGCCGTACGGAGAAAGGCGCTTTCTTTCCACCCTTCTGGCGTATGGATGCCCATTATGTATTGATGGACTTTCACAAGACATTTGACCTGGCTGCCCCAGAAGAAGTGGAAATAGTTGCAGAGGGAAGTTATAATGTGAAGCTGGATGCGAAGATGCTGCCCGGTACACCCACTAAGATCACGGTGCCGGCAGGAAAACATAAGATCAATATTAAAGTGCATAACCAGGAGAAGGTGCCGGCTATTTATGTGAAGGGCCGCACGATTGTATCGGACGCTTCCTGGCTGGTAACTTATGAAGACAAAGAATGGATTGATGAAACCGGCAAGGTGAGTGACCAAAGCGGTACTACCTGGCTGCAGGCCGGTAGCTGGCATTTCAATGACCCGCAGACAAAACCTTCCGCTTTCGTTCTGAGCACAACCTTGCAACAGCCGGTGCATACAGAAATAAAAGGCAACAGCCTGTTAATTGATTTTGGCAAAGAGACTTTTGGTTGCATACAATTGAACGGAGTAAGTGGCAAGGGACCTGTGACCATTTATTACGGAGAGTCGAAAGAAGAAGCACTGTCGCCGGAAGGATGTGAAACAATGGACAAGCTGGACATCAACAATGCTGCTAAGGGGCCGGTGGTGACCACACTCTCCAAAGCATTCCGGTATGTGAACATTCAGTATGATCCCGCTGTGAACATTGACTCGGTATCCATGTGGTATGAATTCCTGCCGGTGCAGGAGCGGGGTGGCTTCCGTTGTTCTGATGAACAGTTGAACAAGATCTACGAGGTGGCTAAGTACACGTTCCACCTCAATACCCGCGAGTTCTTTATTGATGGCATTAAGCGCGACCGGTGGGTATGGAGCGGAGATGCTTACCAAAGCTACCTCATGAATTATTATCTCTATTTTGATGAAGCAGCGGTGCGCAGGACCCTGTATGCCCTGCGGGGAAAAGATCCTATCAGCAGCCATATCAATACGATCATGGATTATACCTTTTACTGGTTCCTGGGCATCTATGATTATTATACCTATACGGGTGATAAAGCATTCCTGCAGCAATTGTATCCCCGCATGCAAAGTCTGATGGAATATTGCCTGGGCCGGCGCAATAAGGATGGATTGATGGAGGGGCTGTCCGGCGACTGGGTATTTATTGATTGGGCAGATGGCCTGAGTAAAAAGGGAGAAGTGAGCTTTGAGCAAATGCTGCTATGCCGCAGCCTGGAAACAATGGCCTTGTGCGCGCCTATGGCCAATGATACTGCAGGTGCAGCACGATATCAGAAGCTGGCTGCTGAGTTAAGACAGAAATTGTTTTCCCTTTACTGGAATGAATCGAAACAGGCGCTGGTGCACAGCCGGGTAAATGGTACGCCTACTGATAACGTGACCCGCTATGCCAATATGTTTGGTATCTTCTTTAATTACTTCAATGAACAGCAAAAGCAAGGCGTTAAGAAGAACGTATTACTAAACGACAATATCCAAAAGATCACTACCCCTTATATGCGTTTCTATGAACTGGAGGCGCTGTGTGCGATGGGAGAGCAGCAGTACGTGCTGAAGGAAATGAAGGATTACTGGGGCGGTATGCTCAACCTGGGCGCTACTTCTTTCTGGGAAGAATATAACCCCAATAAGAAAGGCGTGGAGCACTATGCCATGTATGGCAGGCCGTTTGGCAA comes from Paraflavitalea devenefica and encodes:
- a CDS encoding sodium:solute symporter family transporter: MSNILDKLQPIDFIIVGVYLLILLIIGYKASFGKRKQDETLFLAGNSLGWASIGFNMWGTNVGPSMLLAFASIGYSTGIVAGNFEWYAFVFLFLLCMVFAPRYLAARVSTMPEFMGNRYGDSTRNMLAWYALIKILISWLSLGLFAGGFLVRQILNIPMWQSVIVLVSFAGLFAFAGGLKAIARVNVFQMILLIVVSLLLTIIGVQKVGGIEVLFHKAPPEYWNLIHAADDKNYPWPAILLGYPVAAVAFFCTDQAMVQSVLGARNLEQGQLGVNFIGWLKILSLPLFIVPGILCFELFPNLANPNEAYMTMVTNLFPPGLNGLVIVVLIAVLVGTIGSSLNSLSTVFTMDIYRKKINPAATNQQLIRVGRMTVAGGCLFAIVMALAIDNIKGLNLFDVFQSVLGFIAPPLSVVFLLSVFWKRTTRKAVNFTLSVGSAFSLGVGVLYLWVLTPDKYHFWPHYLLLSFYIFAVLFIIAVLITLLDRQPVTNGHAEGELPKPTRRVWTLWILLIIVMISLYIFFNGHH
- a CDS encoding Gfo/Idh/MocA family protein, whose translation is MLNLGILGLGEGRSTMSAALQSKKWILKKICDVKEELCLQRSKEFDFPHYTLRYEDMLNDPSIDVIAIYTPDKFHAEHIKQALLHNKHVVCTKPLIDDLSKAAALLALQKQTGKRVFVGQSSRFFEPMKRQRADYEAGAIGELVTVEAYYHADHRWFLGKGWSLEKAFKWLYGGLSHPVDFIRWYLPEIEAVMGYGMLSPNGKAGGLQNEDTMHFIFKAKDGRIARVSGVYSGPVQPVIRDSEMSCILRGTEGCSQGDYMDLRYAITDKMGEEKIVTWEHKLKHYFRFEGKSHHAGEYQNYLEYFADSIEQGFTAYPDLQEGIGTIAVLKAMEQSLETGLPVKISSIWKS
- a CDS encoding alpha-L-rhamnosidase-related protein; amino-acid sequence: MKYRLLTILFIVSCALSTYAQQATWIWYPGDYEIWLGNKMQNRRTEKGAFFPPFWRMDAHYVLMDFHKTFDLAAPEEVEIVAEGSYNVKLDAKMLPGTPTKITVPAGKHKINIKVHNQEKVPAIYVKGRTIVSDASWLVTYEDKEWIDETGKVSDQSGTTWLQAGSWHFNDPQTKPSAFVLSTTLQQPVHTEIKGNSLLIDFGKETFGCIQLNGVSGKGPVTIYYGESKEEALSPEGCETMDKLDINNAAKGPVVTTLSKAFRYVNIQYDPAVNIDSVSMWYEFLPVQERGGFRCSDEQLNKIYEVAKYTFHLNTREFFIDGIKRDRWVWSGDAYQSYLMNYYLYFDEAAVRRTLYALRGKDPISSHINTIMDYTFYWFLGIYDYYTYTGDKAFLQQLYPRMQSLMEYCLGRRNKDGLMEGLSGDWVFIDWADGLSKKGEVSFEQMLLCRSLETMALCAPMANDTAGAARYQKLAAELRQKLFSLYWNESKQALVHSRVNGTPTDNVTRYANMFGIFFNYFNEQQKQGVKKNVLLNDNIQKITTPYMRFYELEALCAMGEQQYVLKEMKDYWGGMLNLGATSFWEEYNPNKKGVEHYAMYGRPFGKSLCHAWGASPLYLLGRYYLGVQPTSPGYKTYTITPVLGGLQWMEGKVPVPGGEVKLYCSTTQIKATGAAGVGALRFSSKTKPVCKTAVITALGNNQYEMTVQAGMDYVVAYKAL
- a CDS encoding L-rhamnose mutarotase, which codes for MKHLSILLVLLLIALLPFKGITQIWVAVDGSDRNPGTATQPKASLQAALRQARELRRLQDPAIGNGIRIILKGGVYRLQEPVFIRPEDAGSAASPLFIEGAPGEQPILSGGITVSGWKKATGNLPGLPAAAKGKVWVADAPQNGDAIIDFRQLYVNDKKAIRARDRDTDSMNRILSWDPINEQCWIPTPKTPALLTAAGTEMVIHQWWAIAVLRISKMEVRGDSTRLSFYQPESRVQSEHPWPAPWISKQSGNSAFYLANAIQFLNTPGEWFLDKQQRKLYYWPLSGEDMTTAQVTVPYLETLLRVEGTAGNTVSHVHIKGLSFQHSTWLRPSQQGHVPLQAGMYLLDAYKLKIPGTPDKKGLENQAWIGRQPAAVRLAFVNNTSFNGCRFARLGAIGIDYVKGTDRDSITGCLFTDISGTAIQAGTFSEEPFETHLPYKPSDERELCRNLTIGNNLISSTANEDWGCPGISAGYVRDINIHHNELCELPYSGICVGWGWTKTPNAMRNNRIHANYIHHYAKHMYDVAGIYTLSAQPGSQITNNRIDSIYKAPYAHIPSHWFYLYTDEGTAYYTVKDNWCPAEKFLQNANGPGNEWVNNGPLVQDSIKESAGLQAAYKHLLNEIPATFSWQSINRDSSQQIIIEMVTDSAHQITPGKLKELLSLTHMSMTVYKWKNHWIIFTENTMPPRLWQLSLQHLFAGVRVKTYDNPFYVFNRTKCADAVTAPEWDHIILTANLVADEQLQQEYIQYHATQYQQWPEVSKGFCNAQFQQLLLFRNGRQLMLVISIPKGASLDTLNPKTTENNPRVDEWNALMKKYQEGIEGTAKGETWVILERQW